From the Chitinophaga lutea genome, one window contains:
- a CDS encoding SusD/RagB family nutrient-binding outer membrane lipoprotein — protein sequence MQRIARYTYALLLGVAMSLTACDKGFTELNTNPNAPVVPDVDYMFSQSILKGNYVYDRAYFYTSYITCGNYVQHFATAKEISVAGSGDKYGVYDFYQSFYFRYTYTNVLTTLRELIEAAQSPELVNKKSAARIWRVLIMQRITDLYGDVPYSDANKGLREAILLPKYDPQEQIYADLLKELDESIAAFDESKLKFGKADFLYEGSIPKWKKFAYSLMLRVAMRMTRRDPAKAQQWAAKAIQGGIILDEADQAVVKYSNGPQIYNNNPVAWEIVNQDLQRGANGVNNTEWGKYSKTFIDYLKNNNDPRLSVVSVVWNGATPDNTPALQKGMPNGTDGKPANFGTFSEPNPATILQYSAPLIVLSRAETHYLLTEAIIRGWASGNAAAAFKTGMEAAMKNWALFGAAGVIPQASIDAYTAAHALNTGGTLDAQMNQIHTQFWVASLLDEQEAYANWRRTGYPVLTPVNFTGNATGGTIPRRLPYSVPEQGINKKHYDDAVARQGPDLLTTRIWWDKQ from the coding sequence ATGCAACGAATTGCCAGATATACATATGCACTATTGCTGGGAGTGGCCATGAGCCTCACTGCCTGTGATAAAGGCTTCACCGAGCTGAATACCAACCCGAACGCACCGGTGGTGCCGGATGTGGACTACATGTTTTCCCAGAGCATCCTGAAAGGGAACTACGTGTATGACCGCGCGTATTTTTATACTTCCTACATCACCTGCGGTAACTATGTGCAGCACTTCGCCACGGCCAAGGAAATTTCCGTGGCGGGCTCGGGCGATAAATACGGGGTGTATGATTTTTACCAGAGTTTTTATTTCCGCTATACGTACACCAACGTGCTGACCACGCTGCGTGAATTGATCGAGGCGGCGCAGTCGCCCGAACTGGTCAACAAAAAATCCGCCGCCCGTATCTGGCGCGTGCTGATCATGCAGCGGATCACCGACCTGTATGGCGATGTGCCGTATTCCGATGCGAACAAGGGTTTGCGCGAGGCCATCCTGCTGCCGAAATACGACCCGCAGGAGCAGATCTATGCGGACCTGCTGAAGGAGCTCGACGAATCCATCGCCGCTTTCGACGAAAGCAAGCTGAAGTTCGGCAAGGCCGATTTCCTTTACGAAGGCAGTATCCCGAAATGGAAGAAGTTCGCGTATTCTTTAATGCTGCGCGTGGCGATGCGGATGACGAGAAGGGATCCCGCCAAGGCGCAGCAGTGGGCGGCGAAAGCCATCCAGGGCGGTATCATTCTGGATGAGGCCGATCAGGCGGTGGTGAAATACTCCAACGGCCCGCAGATCTACAACAACAACCCGGTGGCCTGGGAAATCGTGAACCAGGACCTGCAGCGCGGCGCCAACGGGGTGAATAATACCGAGTGGGGCAAGTACAGCAAGACTTTCATCGATTATCTCAAAAATAATAACGACCCGCGGCTGAGTGTGGTGTCGGTAGTATGGAACGGCGCTACGCCCGACAATACACCCGCCCTGCAAAAAGGTATGCCCAACGGCACCGATGGCAAGCCGGCCAATTTCGGCACCTTCTCAGAGCCCAACCCGGCCACCATCCTGCAATACTCCGCGCCGCTGATCGTATTATCGAGAGCGGAAACGCATTACCTGCTCACCGAAGCGATCATTCGTGGCTGGGCGAGCGGGAATGCTGCCGCTGCTTTCAAAACAGGCATGGAGGCGGCCATGAAAAACTGGGCGCTGTTCGGCGCGGCCGGCGTGATCCCGCAGGCCAGCATCGATGCCTATACCGCAGCCCATGCCCTCAACACAGGTGGCACACTGGATGCGCAGATGAACCAGATACATACGCAGTTCTGGGTGGCTTCGCTGCTGGACGAGCAGGAGGCGTACGCCAACTGGCGCCGTACCGGTTACCCCGTGCTCACGCCGGTGAACTTTACCGGCAATGCTACCGGCGGCACCATCCCGCGGCGGCTGCCGTATTCCGTTCCGGAGCAGGGCATCAACAAAAAACATTACGACGACGCGGTGGCGCGGCAGGGACCGGATTTGCTCACCACGCGTATCTGGTGGGATAAACAATAA
- a CDS encoding gluconate:H+ symporter, protein MAFVIVVCCIALLVLLLTWARLNAFLAFLLVSVVAGVWLGLPLQQIPASLQKGIGDTVGGLIIILCLGAMLGKLVAESGAARQIANALMRTFGPKYVQWALLLAGFIIGIPLFYGVGFVLMVPLIFSVIYQYKLPAVYIGLPTLAALSVTHGFLPPHPSPVALVGQFKANMGVTLLYGLAVAIPAIVIAGPVFATRLKRMRTGPLQLFQLKEDDAAPLPGATNSFLTALLPVLLLIVTTVMQHVWPGRPLLQFAGDAQVVMLFCLLAATYTLGILQGTAVKKVMQIYTEAVKDVAMILLIIAGAGALKQILSDSGVSLQIAAAMQSWRMHPLILGWLMAAIIRACVGSATIAGITAAGMIAPLVLEGHADPNLMVLSVGAGSLMFSHVNDAGFWMFKEYFSLSLRNTLLSWSVMETVVGIAGLAGVLLLDLIV, encoded by the coding sequence ATGGCTTTTGTAATCGTAGTCTGCTGTATCGCGTTGCTGGTGCTGTTGTTGACCTGGGCCAGGCTGAACGCTTTCCTCGCATTTTTACTGGTGTCTGTCGTAGCCGGCGTCTGGCTGGGTTTGCCGCTGCAGCAGATTCCCGCGTCGTTGCAGAAAGGCATCGGCGATACGGTGGGTGGGCTCATCATCATACTTTGCCTCGGCGCCATGCTGGGCAAGCTCGTAGCTGAAAGCGGCGCCGCGCGGCAGATCGCCAACGCGCTCATGCGCACGTTCGGACCGAAGTACGTACAATGGGCATTGCTGCTTGCCGGTTTTATCATCGGCATCCCGCTGTTTTACGGCGTTGGATTTGTGCTGATGGTGCCGCTGATTTTCTCCGTGATCTATCAATACAAATTACCCGCAGTTTACATCGGTCTGCCCACGCTGGCGGCCCTGTCGGTCACCCACGGTTTCCTGCCGCCGCATCCTTCGCCGGTGGCGCTCGTGGGGCAGTTTAAAGCCAATATGGGCGTTACGCTGTTGTACGGATTAGCCGTGGCCATTCCCGCCATCGTCATCGCCGGCCCCGTATTTGCGACGCGCCTGAAACGGATGCGCACCGGGCCTTTGCAGTTGTTCCAGCTGAAAGAAGACGATGCGGCGCCTTTGCCCGGCGCGACCAACAGCTTTCTCACAGCTTTGCTGCCGGTGCTGCTGCTGATCGTGACGACCGTGATGCAACACGTGTGGCCCGGAAGGCCCTTGTTGCAATTCGCCGGCGACGCGCAGGTGGTGATGCTGTTCTGCCTGCTGGCAGCCACTTACACGCTGGGTATCCTCCAGGGCACAGCGGTGAAAAAAGTGATGCAGATCTATACGGAAGCGGTGAAAGACGTGGCCATGATTTTGCTGATCATTGCCGGCGCGGGCGCATTAAAGCAAATTTTATCGGATAGTGGTGTAAGTTTGCAAATTGCGGCCGCCATGCAAAGCTGGCGGATGCACCCGCTGATACTGGGCTGGCTGATGGCCGCCATCATCAGGGCCTGTGTAGGGTCGGCCACCATTGCGGGCATTACGGCAGCGGGCATGATCGCGCCGCTGGTATTGGAGGGGCATGCCGACCCGAACCTCATGGTATTGTCGGTAGGGGCGGGCAGTCTGATGTTTTCGCATGTCAACGACGCCGGCTTCTGGATGTTCAAGGAATATTTTTCCCTGAGCCTCAGAAACACCCTGCTCTCCTGGTCGGTGATGGAAACCGTGGTAGGCATTGCCGGCCTGGCGGGCGTATTATTACTGGATCTGATCGTTTAA
- a CDS encoding RidA family protein has translation MKNITAEEQLAKSGLTLPPAPAPLGVYKPCLIDGKYLYLSGHGPVQNDKSLIIGRIGRELDMEQGKLAARQVGLTMLSTIKTNLGSLDKVKRVIKVLGMVNCVPEFERHPYVINGCSELFAQIWGEENGIGVRSAVGFGSLPDNIPVEIEALFELY, from the coding sequence ATGAAAAACATCACAGCAGAAGAGCAACTGGCAAAATCAGGATTAACCCTTCCCCCGGCCCCGGCGCCGTTGGGCGTTTACAAACCCTGCCTGATCGACGGCAAGTACCTGTACCTCTCCGGTCACGGCCCGGTGCAGAACGATAAATCGCTGATCATCGGCCGCATCGGCCGGGAGCTCGATATGGAGCAGGGCAAGCTCGCCGCCCGCCAGGTGGGCCTCACCATGCTGTCGACCATCAAAACCAACCTGGGCAGCCTCGACAAGGTGAAGCGCGTGATCAAAGTGCTGGGCATGGTGAACTGTGTGCCGGAGTTTGAACGCCACCCATATGTGATCAACGGTTGCAGCGAACTGTTCGCACAGATCTGGGGAGAAGAGAACGGCATCGGCGTCAGAAGCGCCGTAGGGTTCGGTTCGCTGCCGGACAATATCCCGGTGGAAATCGAGGCGCTCTTCGAGTTGTATTGA
- a CDS encoding sugar kinase — MGYRLAAFGEFLLRLHSNGHQRFGQTDGYTAYYAGAEANVCVLLARLGMQVDYISRVPDNDLAAAGLQQLRGHGVGTAHVALGGQKLGLYFSEPGNQLRPIRVIYDRNGSAYAELEPGMLNWNSIFQEHQCFHWSGVAAALSASSAAVCAEAIQTARDKGLLISSDFNYRATLWQYGKKPAEVMPPLLYHSDVAVADLDAVEIYYGITTDASLPLEERFRQTFTTLQRHMPRLKTLAMSFRKTQGAAPVYSGALAHEGGFYFHDGFPVPMVTDAIGTGDAFTAGMLYGLTNGHAPQDIINFATACGLLKQSIPGDWAILSLKDIELLLKQGISGRIAR; from the coding sequence ATGGGTTACCGCCTTGCCGCTTTCGGGGAATTTTTATTGCGCCTGCACAGCAACGGCCACCAGCGTTTCGGACAAACGGATGGATACACGGCTTATTATGCAGGTGCGGAAGCGAATGTATGCGTATTGCTGGCGAGGCTGGGCATGCAGGTGGATTATATCAGCCGCGTACCGGACAACGACCTGGCGGCCGCGGGCTTGCAACAGCTCCGGGGCCACGGCGTAGGCACTGCGCACGTGGCGCTGGGCGGCCAGAAACTGGGCCTCTATTTTTCGGAACCGGGCAACCAGCTGCGCCCCATCCGCGTGATCTACGACCGGAACGGCAGCGCCTATGCGGAACTGGAACCGGGCATGCTCAACTGGAACAGCATCTTTCAGGAACATCAATGTTTTCACTGGTCGGGCGTGGCCGCCGCTTTGTCCGCCTCTTCGGCGGCAGTTTGCGCGGAAGCCATACAAACCGCCCGCGATAAAGGGTTGCTCATTTCCTCCGACTTTAACTACCGCGCCACCTTATGGCAATACGGTAAAAAGCCGGCGGAAGTGATGCCTCCCTTGCTCTATCACAGCGACGTAGCCGTAGCCGACCTCGACGCGGTGGAAATTTATTATGGCATCACCACCGATGCCTCTCTTCCGCTGGAAGAACGCTTCCGGCAAACCTTCACCACCCTGCAACGGCACATGCCCCGCCTGAAAACGCTGGCCATGAGCTTCCGCAAAACACAGGGCGCCGCACCGGTATATTCCGGCGCGCTGGCGCACGAAGGGGGATTTTATTTTCATGACGGGTTCCCTGTTCCCATGGTGACCGATGCTATCGGCACCGGCGACGCGTTTACGGCGGGCATGCTCTACGGCCTTACGAATGGCCATGCCCCGCAGGATATCATCAACTTCGCCACCGCCTGCGGCCTGCTGAAACAAAGCATTCCGGGCGACTGGGCCATTCTCTCTCTCAAAGACATCGAGTTGCTGCTCAAACAGGGCATTTCAGGGCGCATCGCGCGCTAG